The Streptomyces sp. NBC_00510 genomic interval CGATGGCCGCGCCGATTCCGCGACTGCCTCCCGTGACGATCGCGCGCTTTCCTGCGAACTCGGTGGTGTCGGGTGAAGTGCCAGTTCTGAACATACGGTCCAATATACAGGTTCTGGACCGAACGTCCAGAAGATCTGGACCGATGGTTCAGAACGGCCTACCATGGAGGCATGGGGCGACCACGGAAATTCAGCGAGCAAGACGTCCTGGCCGCTGTGCATCGGCAGTTCAACGAAACCGGCTACCACGGAACCTCGGTCGACGATCTCTCCCGCGCGACAGGGCTCAGCAAGGGAAGCCTCTACGGCGCGTTCGGCGACAAGGAGGCCCTGTTCCAGCGAATATTCGAGGAGTACTGCGCAAACTCCGACGAGGGCGCCGCAGCCCTGCTCGAAGGCCCGGAGGACCAGGCCCTCGACCGCCTCCGCAAATGGCTCACGGCGCCGGACGACCACACCGGTCAGCCCGGCTGTCTGCTGGCCAAGGCCACGGCCGAACTGGCGTCGGAGAACGAGGCCATCGCGACCAGGTCACTCGCGGCGTTCGAAGTGCTGCTCGACAGCTGCCGCCAGCTTGTCGAGCAGGCGCAGCGCGCCGGGCACCTGGATCCGGCCGCCGACGCCGAGGCGCTCGGCGGACTGATCCTCACCACGCATCGCGGGCTCGAAGCGCTCGCCAAGGCAGGGGTCGACGTGAAGACCAGGAACCGAATCGCCGACGCCGCGATCGACAGCATCGCACTGCCTATTTCTTGATCCTGGAGCCGGCAGTTCCCGTCTGCGGCGCGGCAGACCTTGGTGCTCAGTCCTCTGCGGGAGCGGCCGGTGGCATGGTCGTGGGGCTCGCCGGCCGGAGCCCTTTTCCACGGGCCCCGGCCGCGTGCTGATGCGTGCGCACGATGGTGCAGTCCACCGAGACCGCCCAATTCAGGTCCTCATCGGCGTCGGCCTGGGTCGTCAGCTCGGTGAAGACCCGCTCTCGTCCGTGTCCGGCCACCGGGTGGACCCGACGGCGGCGGTCTACCGCGCCACCAAGTTCGCCGTCGCCGCGCTCTCCGAGGGGCTGCGCCAGGAGAGCCGGGACGTCCGCGTCACGGTCGTCAGCCCCGGCTTCACCCGGAGCGAGCTGACCGACCGCGGCGGATCCGAGGAGGCCCGGGCCGCCGCCCACGCGGCCGCCGAGCGGTTGGCGATCCCGGCGTCCGCCATCGCCGACGCCATCGCCTTCGCCATCGACCGGCCCGCGGACGTCGACGTCAACGAACTCGTCGTACGCCCCACCGCGCAGGGCTGAGCGCCCGCCTCCGGTGGCGGTCGCCGCCCGCGTACGCGGGCGCGGGATCCGGTGCGGACCCCGCGCCGTACGATGCCGCCGGGGGTCAGGCGGCGGCGGGAGCGAGTTCGGCCCAGTGGGTGGAGCGGCCGGTCTCCCAGCGGTCGCCGTGCGCCGAGGCCACCTGGTCCACGATGGTCAGGCCACGGCCGTGTTCGCAGGCCCCGCAGCTGGCGGCCCATTCCCCGACGGAGGCGGCCGGTCCGCCGTCGGTGACCTCCACGCGGACCTGCCCGGTGCTCCGGTCGCGGTCCAGGTGGAGCACGATGGGCGGCCGGGCATATTCGAAGGCGTTCGTGACGAGCTCCGAGACGACCAGCAGGATCTCGTCGGCAGCGGCTGCCGGCACCTTCCAGCGGTGCAGAGCTTCCTTGGTGAGTTTGCGGGCTTCTGCGGGGGCTTCGGGCCGGTAGGAGAGCGCCCAGCTTTCTGATTCGGCCGGCAGGGACTGCCGGCCCGGCCGCTGCCCTGCGTCGACGGTATCCATCCCATCCCTCTCGTTGTACCTCCAGGTACAACACGGGCGGGTCACCGGCGATTCCGCAGGCCGGGGGCTACGCGCCGGGGTCGCGGCGGCGCAGCAGGACACCGACCCCGTCGTCCAGGGCGAGGGTTCCGCGGGGCACGACCACCAGCTCGGCACCGGTACACGCCGCGGCACGCAGCAGGGCGGCTCCGGCGGGTTCCCCGGGTCCCGCCCACAGGTGCCCGGGAAGCGGCGGGGGATCGTTGACCAGGACGGCCTCGGCGTCCGCGCGCCCCAGTGCCGCGACGACGGCTCCGGTGCCCTCGCAGGCGGCGCGGTCCTGGGCGCGCTGCATCAGATACGCCTCCAGGCGGGCCTGGTCCGCGGCGTTGAGGCGGCCGCCGAGCTCGCGGGCGAGGTGCTCCTCCAGCAGGGCCCGGTCGGGAGTGCCGCCGGGGTTGCCGGTGCCGACCGTGACGAGGGCGTTCCCCAGGCGTTCCGGCATGTGGTCGACCAGGACACCGGCGGTCCGGGGGTCGCCGGGATCCCGCCCCAGCACGAGCACCTCGGCGGCGCCGCGGTCGGCGAGGTCGGTCAGGTCCCTGGCGAGCCGGGGCGCGGTCCGCTGCCAGTCCTCGGCCGGGACGGTCTGCCGGACGGCCGGATCCGTGTCGATGCGTCCGGCCGGCCAGCGCTCGGTCTGGGCGGCGACCTGGATGCCGCCGCCGTCCTCGGTGCGGCCGACGAACAGCGCCAGGTAGGGGAGGTCCGGGGCGCGCTGCACCACCAGGGGCAGGGCGTCGGGCAGGTCGTCGAGGTCGGCGGTGTCGTGCACGGGCGGTTCGGGCAGCTCCGCGGCGAGCACGAGCTCCCCACGGGTGGCGAACAGGGCCTGGCCGTGCCGTCCGGGCAGGTCGTCGTCCATGCCCACCGCGGCGTGCAGGGCGTGGACGGTGGCGGGGTCGGCGCCGTGGGCGGTGAGGTCGTCACGCAGGTGCCGCCAGCGCCGTGCGATGACCCGGTCGGGATCCGCGACGTCCCGGGAGGTGTCCAGGTAGGCGCTCGCCCACGGGCCCGGCCGGTCGAACAGCGGTTGCAGGAACGACAGCTTCATCAGGGTGCCTCCCGGACGGGGCCCCTGTGGCCGGGCGGCGGCCGGGGCCCGCGCGGATCGGTGTGTGCCGGCAACCGGTGCCGGCCCCCCTTGAGCGTGCCCGTACCCGCTGGAGCGTGCCCGTACCCGCGCGGTGGCCCCTCGTGCGTGTGGCGGCGCGGGCGGTGGACCGCCCGGGCCGCCACGGACTCAGGTGAGGCAGCCGACGTGGGCGAGGGCCTGCCGGAGCAGAACGCCCTGCCCGCCCTGCATCTCCTGCTGCAACTGCGGCGAGGACGCCTCCTGCGGGGTGAACCACACCAGGTCGAGGGCGTCCTGCCGGGGGTGGCAGTCGCCCGCCACCGGGACGACGTAGGCCAGGGACACCGCGTGCTGCCGGGGGTCGTGGAAGGGCGTCACACCCTGCGTCGGGAAGTACTCGGCGATGGTGAAGGGCTGCGGCGAGACCGGGATGCGGGGCAGCGCCATGGGCCCGAGGTCCTTCTCCAGGTGGCGGATGAGCGCCTCGCGGACACGCTCGTGGTGGAGCACCCGCCCGGAGACGAGGGCGCGGCTGACGTTCCCGTCCGGTCCGATGCGCAGGAGGAGACCGATGTGTGTCACCTCCCCGCTGTCGTCGACCCGCACGGGCACGGCGTCGACGTACAGGATCGGCATGCGTGCGCGGGTCAGCTCCAGGTCGTCCGGAGACAGCCAGCCGGGCGTGGTTTCGGTCATGTCGGCCATCGGGTGATCGTACGCGGAGAGCAGGCCACGTGGGGGTGATCGCCGGCGTGCGCCGCGAACCTGTTCGACCCACGTTGGTGCGCTCGCGCACGCCCTTGCGCCGCGCGTCGCTCGGTTGCGGGATCGTCAATCGGTCCGGGTGCCCAGGCTCCGCGCCAGGGTGGGGATCATGACCGTCGCAGGGACGAGGTGCAGCCCGATGAGGGCGGTGGTGGTCGCGGTGTCCGCCCCGGACAGGAGGGGCGGGACCAGCGAGATCGCGGTCAGCGACACTGCCGTCCACACGAATCGCTCGGCGGGGCGAGCGCTCCAATGAAGAAGAGCGACGGCGATGACGATGCCCACGACCGAGAAGAAGCCGGTCACCACGGCGAACCCGGACAACGGGATCGTCTCGCCGCCATCGGGGACCTCGAAGCCGACGCCGACGGCCTGGGCGAGCGCAGCGGCGAGGGTGGTGGCCACCATCGCTGCGAGCGCGGCAATGAAGCCGGTGCCGGCGAGCCTGCGGATTCCGTGGGTGTGGCTGGTCCGGCCCGACGCCGGGCCCGCGACGACCCCGGTGTCCTTCATGGTGTTCATGTCGTTCCTCCGTCATTCGGGAACTGGCGTACGGGGTGTGTTGACCGGCAGGTGAGGGTCCCGGCCCTGGGGGGTGACGATGCGCACCCTCGCCGTGCGACGGCCGGGGTTGCGCAGGGCGCGGACGCCGGTGCCGCGAAGCCAGAACGCGGCGTCGCGTCCGAGGACGGGCCCGGGCTCGCCGTCACGCGGCTCCAGCTGCACCCGCCCGCGGGTGACGACACCGAACGCGTCGCACCATTCCGCCACGACCACCGCGACACGGGCGCCACCGCGCAGCGCGAGCGTCCGCACCGGGACTACTCCGTGCCGTCCGCCGGCAGGCGCTCCGGCAGCCCGAGCCGCGGGAACCGGTCGGCGTGGAAGATGACGATCTCGGTGATCACCCCGCCGGTGACGCGCAGGACGTCGAGCGTCAGCGGGAGGCAGGCGCCCTCGCGCTCGTTCCACAGGTAGAAGGCGACGGCGGGCTGCCGGTTCACCGACGTGGGGACGCCGCGCAGTCCCCGCATGCCCTCGAAGCCGTCCTCGACCCAGCCGGTCACCACCGCGTCGCGGCCCAGGGACAGGCCCGGCGTGGGCGGCATCGAGCAGCGGACGTCGTCACGGAGCATGTCGGCGAGCCGGTCGACGTCCGTGGCCACGCTGGCGTCGGTGAAGCGACGTACCAGCTCGCGCGTCCCGGAGTCCTCGGCGCCGCCGCTCCAGTCCTGCCGCTCGGCGGGCAGGTGCTCCCGCATGCCGGCGCGGGCCCGCTGCAGCGCGCTGTTGACGGAGTGGACGGAGTCGCCGAGGAGCTCCGCGACCTCCTTCGCCGGCCAGCCGAGCACGTCGCGCAGGATGAGTACGGCGCGCGGGCGCGGCGCGAGGTGCTGGACGGCGACGAGGTACGCCAGCTCGATCGTCTCCCGCGCGACGGCGACGGTCTCCGGCTCGTCGGCGTCGGCCGCGGGCAGCTCGTCGAGCAGCCGGTCCGGGTAGGGCTGCAACCACAGCACCTCGCCGCCGGTCGCGGGCTCCGGGCGGCGCTTGGCGAGCAGGTCCAGGCAGGCGTTGGTGGCGATCCGGTACAGCCAGGCGCGGAACGTCGACCGCCCCTCGAAGGTCTCCCGCCGCCGCCAGGCACGGAGGAACGTCTCCTGCACGGTGTCCTCGGCGTCCTCGAACGACCCGAGCATCCGGTAGCAGTGCACGTGCAGCTCCCGCCGGTGCCGCTCCGCCAGCCCCGAGAACGCCGGCTCGTCGACCTCGCCAAGACCGCTCCCGCCCAGACCGCTCCCGCCCAGCTCCTCCAGTCGCGTGTCCGCACTCATCACGTCATCCTTCCGTCTCGTCGTGCCTCGTCGTAGGTGTGACGGGTGCGGGCGCGACAACTCATCACCAGGGTCGGTCGGCATGGCATGGCATGGCACGGACACGCAGGGAACTCCGCCGCTTCGCGGCTCCGAACCAAGGACCCGAAGGCCACGCCTGACGAATGGTCACTTCGTGGAGACTGCCGGACGCGTTACCGGGAGGGGGCCTGCGCGGTCGCGGCCTTCGCGCCCTTGCGGGCGGCGCGACGCTCCGTCGCCCAGTAGCCGAGGCCGATCAGGGGCAGCGCCGCACCGAGGACGCTGACCGCCGTCCAGCCGTCCGCGTGGTAGGCCAGCGCCCCGAGTTGCGACCCGAGCGCGCCCCCCACGAAGAAGATCGCGATGAAGGCGCTGTTCAGCCGCGACCGTGCGGCGGCGTCGAGCTGGTAGATCGTGTGCTGCCCGAGGATGAGCGAGGTCTGCACGGCCATGTCGATCAGGACCGCGGCGAAGGCGATCAGGATGATGCTGTGCTGCCCGAAGCCCGCGACGGCGAAGGCCACGGCCGCGACGCCGAGGGCGATCCCCGTGACCGGGCGGACGAGGCTGCGGTCCGCCCAGCGGCCCGCCAGCGGTGCCACCGCGGCACCCGCCGCGCCCACGAGCGCGAAGACCGCGACGCCGATCGGCGAGTAGTGGAACGGGCCGGTGAGGAGGAAGGAGACGGGGGTCCAGAAGACGCTGAACGCGCCGAACATGGCCGCCTGGTACAGCCCCCGGCGTCGCAACGCCGGATGCGTCCGCACCAACTGCACCGTCGAACGCAGGACCCGCCCGTACGACAGGGAGGTCGTCGGGGCGTGCTGCGGCAGGGCGGCGCGCAGCGCCACGGCCAGGAGCGCCATCAGGACCGCGGAGCCGAGGTAGACGTAGCGCCAGCCCGCGAGGTCGGATACCAGGCTGCTGACGGTGCGGGACAGCAGGATCCCGGCGAGCAGTCCGCTCATCACCCGCCCGACGATGCGGCCGCGGGCGCGGTCGGGCGCGAGGCTCGCCGCGAACGGCACCAGGATCTGCGCGACGACGGAGGTGGCACCGCTGACCAGGGACGCGATGAGGAGCATCGGGAAGCTCGTGGCGAAACCCGCCACCGCCAAGGAGACCGTGGTGACGGTCAGCAGCACGGTGACCAGTCGGCGCTTCTCCAGCCGGTCGCCGAGCGGGACCAGGAAGACCATGCCGACCACGTAGCCGATCTGGGTCACCGTGATCAACGTGCCGGCCGCTGCCGGACCGAGGTGGAAGACCGTGCTCAGCGACGCCAGCAGCGGCTGGGCGTAGTAGAGGTTGGCGACGGTCATCCCGGAGGCGACGGCCAGCAGCCCGACCAGCCATCCCGGAACGCCGTGGGCGGCCCCGGCGGGCGCCGGACGACGCACGGACCTGATCGTGCGGGGAGCGGACACGAGGGACCTTCTCGTGTCGGGAACCGGAGGTGCGGTTCGGGCGGGTGGAGTGGCGACCGAGCAACTCCTCGCGCCGCTCGGATGCATGCTGCAGCGCCCCGACCGGACGATTACTTCCCTCGTGCGGAAGATGCATCACGATATCTGTCATCTCTGATGGAGATGACCGCCGTCACCGCCGGGCGGGGGAGTCCTCGGGCGGCGTCACCTCGAACGCCTCGACGGCCCCCGGCAGCGGAGGCGCGAAGGCGTCACGCCGCAGCCGCCGGCCGAGCGCGGTGACCGCGGGTTCGGTGTAGCGGGCCGCCAGGGGCCCGACGACGACCAGGATCAGGACGTACGCGGTGGCCAGGGGGCCGATACGGGGCTGTGTGGCGACGGCGAGGCCCGCGATGACGATGGAGAACTCCCCGCGTGCGACGAGCGCGCCACCCGCCCGCAGTCTGCCCCGCGCATGGATGCCCGCCCGCCGGGCGGCGTACCAGCCCGTGACGATCTTGGTTCCCGTGGTGACCAGCGCCAGGGCCAGCGCCGGGAGCAGCACGGGTGGGATCGCCGCCGGATCGGTGGAGAGCCCGAAGAACACGAAGAAGACGGCGGCGAACAGATCGCGCAACGGTGTGAGCAGACGTCCCGCTCCCGCCGCGACCTCACCGGACAGGGCGATGCCCACCAGGAACGCCCCGACGGCCGCCGACACCTGCAGTTTCTGGGTGATGCCCGCCACCACCAGCGCCAGGCCGAGCACGACCAGCAGCAGCATCTCGGGGTTGTCGGAGGAGACCGCCTTGCTGAGCAGACGGCCGTGGCGCAACGCCAGGTACAGCACCGTGCCCACGGTGCCGAGGGCGATCGCCAGCGTCACGCCCCCGGCCGCCAGGCCCAGGCCCGCCAGCAGGGTGGTCAGCAGCGGCAGGTAGACCGCCATGGCCAGGTCCTCGATGACGAGGACGCCGAGCACCACGGGCGTCTCGCGGTTGCCGAGCCGGCCGAGGTCGGTGAGCACCTTCGCGATGACACCGGACGAGGAGATCCAGGTGACACCTGCCAGCGCGACGGCGGCCACCGGCCCCCACCCCAGCAACAGCGCCGCCACCGCGCCGGGTACCGCGTTGAGGACGAAGTCCACGACCCCCGACGGGTACTGCGCGCGCAGATTGGTGACCAGTTCCGACGCGCTGTACTCCAGGCCGAGCAGCAGGAGCAGCAGGATCACGCCGATCTCCGCCCCCACGGAGATGAAGTCCGCGCTCGCCGACAGGGGCACGATGCCGCCGTGCCCGAAGGCCAGTCCGGCCAGCAGGTAGAGCGGTACGGGCGACAGCCCCATCCGGCCGGCGAAGCGCCCGATGAGGCCCAGCCCGAGGATGACGGCGCCCAGCTCGATGAGCAGCGCGGTGGTGTCGTGCATCGTCACTGCCCCGCCACGATCGCGGCCAGCGCGTCCACGCCCTCACGCGTGCCGACCACCACGAGCGTGTCGCCGATCGCCAGCCGGAAGTCCGGTCCGGGGGAGGGGTGCGCGGTGGTCCGCCGCATCACGGCCACGACGGAGGCCCCGGTCAGTGTCCGCGCGCGGGTGGCACCCAGCGGCCGTCCCGCGTACGGCGACCTGGAGTCCACCGGGATCTGCTCGGTGACCAGCCCGATGCCCTCCGTCCGCACCGCCTCCAGCGGTGTCGGGTCCAGCAACCGCGCCAGCCCGGCGGCCTCGTCGGCTTCCAGTGGGACCGACATCCCGCACGCGTCGGGATCGTCGGCCTCGTAGAAGCCGAGGAACCTGCGCCCGTCCTGGTGGACCACCACCGACAGGTTCCGCCCGGTCCGTGTGGTCACGTCGTACTGCGTGCCGATGCCCGGAAGGGTCGTCCGCCGTATGCCCACTCCTGCCTCCCAGGCGACCCGCACTCCACCACCGTGGACGGTGTGCTTTTGACCAGCGACTTTTACATCCCTATTACGTTCATCCGGAGCGTTCTATTCCGAACGCGTCGGTCGCGTGGCCGGGCAGCAGGGGGCGGTGGCGGTCACTCCTCGCCGGAGAACCGTTCCCACGCGGACTGCCGGGTGATCCCGAGGGCTTCGCCGATCCGGGTCCAGGTGACACCGCGGCGCCGCAGTTCCTGCACCCACGAGCGCAGATCGGCCTCGGCCTGGTCGATGTGCGCGGCGACGCGCGGGATGTGGCCCAGCATCTCCGCGTCGGTCAGCGACGCCCACAGCGGCAGGGGAGGCCCCGGCGGAGTGCCCAGGCTCCCGTCGATGATCGACGCGGACAGCGCCACGCATTCGTTGCAGATCTGCACGCCCGC includes:
- a CDS encoding TetR/AcrR family transcriptional regulator; amino-acid sequence: MGRPRKFSEQDVLAAVHRQFNETGYHGTSVDDLSRATGLSKGSLYGAFGDKEALFQRIFEEYCANSDEGAAALLEGPEDQALDRLRKWLTAPDDHTGQPGCLLAKATAELASENEAIATRSLAAFEVLLDSCRQLVEQAQRAGHLDPAADAEALGGLILTTHRGLEALAKAGVDVKTRNRIADAAIDSIALPIS
- a CDS encoding ATP-binding protein; this translates as MDTVDAGQRPGRQSLPAESESWALSYRPEAPAEARKLTKEALHRWKVPAAAADEILLVVSELVTNAFEYARPPIVLHLDRDRSTGQVRVEVTDGGPAASVGEWAASCGACEHGRGLTIVDQVASAHGDRWETGRSTHWAELAPAAA
- a CDS encoding NUDIX hydrolase family protein — encoded protein: MADMTETTPGWLSPDDLELTRARMPILYVDAVPVRVDDSGEVTHIGLLLRIGPDGNVSRALVSGRVLHHERVREALIRHLEKDLGPMALPRIPVSPQPFTIAEYFPTQGVTPFHDPRQHAVSLAYVVPVAGDCHPRQDALDLVWFTPQEASSPQLQQEMQGGQGVLLRQALAHVGCLT
- a CDS encoding DUF6069 family protein → MNTMKDTGVVAGPASGRTSHTHGIRRLAGTGFIAALAAMVATTLAAALAQAVGVGFEVPDGGETIPLSGFAVVTGFFSVVGIVIAVALLHWSARPAERFVWTAVSLTAISLVPPLLSGADTATTTALIGLHLVPATVMIPTLARSLGTRTD
- a CDS encoding RNA polymerase subunit sigma-70, with the translated sequence MSADTRLEELGGSGLGGSGLGEVDEPAFSGLAERHRRELHVHCYRMLGSFEDAEDTVQETFLRAWRRRETFEGRSTFRAWLYRIATNACLDLLAKRRPEPATGGEVLWLQPYPDRLLDELPAADADEPETVAVARETIELAYLVAVQHLAPRPRAVLILRDVLGWPAKEVAELLGDSVHSVNSALQRARAGMREHLPAERQDWSGGAEDSGTRELVRRFTDASVATDVDRLADMLRDDVRCSMPPTPGLSLGRDAVVTGWVEDGFEGMRGLRGVPTSVNRQPAVAFYLWNEREGACLPLTLDVLRVTGGVITEIVIFHADRFPRLGLPERLPADGTE
- a CDS encoding MFS transporter, with amino-acid sequence MRRPAPAGAAHGVPGWLVGLLAVASGMTVANLYYAQPLLASLSTVFHLGPAAAGTLITVTQIGYVVGMVFLVPLGDRLEKRRLVTVLLTVTTVSLAVAGFATSFPMLLIASLVSGATSVVAQILVPFAASLAPDRARGRIVGRVMSGLLAGILLSRTVSSLVSDLAGWRYVYLGSAVLMALLAVALRAALPQHAPTTSLSYGRVLRSTVQLVRTHPALRRRGLYQAAMFGAFSVFWTPVSFLLTGPFHYSPIGVAVFALVGAAGAAVAPLAGRWADRSLVRPVTGIALGVAAVAFAVAGFGQHSIILIAFAAVLIDMAVQTSLILGQHTIYQLDAAARSRLNSAFIAIFFVGGALGSQLGALAYHADGWTAVSVLGAALPLIGLGYWATERRAARKGAKAATAQAPSR
- a CDS encoding cation:proton antiporter, producing the protein MHDTTALLIELGAVILGLGLIGRFAGRMGLSPVPLYLLAGLAFGHGGIVPLSASADFISVGAEIGVILLLLLLGLEYSASELVTNLRAQYPSGVVDFVLNAVPGAVAALLLGWGPVAAVALAGVTWISSSGVIAKVLTDLGRLGNRETPVVLGVLVIEDLAMAVYLPLLTTLLAGLGLAAGGVTLAIALGTVGTVLYLALRHGRLLSKAVSSDNPEMLLLVVLGLALVVAGITQKLQVSAAVGAFLVGIALSGEVAAGAGRLLTPLRDLFAAVFFVFFGLSTDPAAIPPVLLPALALALVTTGTKIVTGWYAARRAGIHARGRLRAGGALVARGEFSIVIAGLAVATQPRIGPLATAYVLILVVVGPLAARYTEPAVTALGRRLRRDAFAPPLPGAVEAFEVTPPEDSPARR
- a CDS encoding potassium transporter TrkA, which gives rise to MGIRRTTLPGIGTQYDVTTRTGRNLSVVVHQDGRRFLGFYEADDPDACGMSVPLEADEAAGLARLLDPTPLEAVRTEGIGLVTEQIPVDSRSPYAGRPLGATRARTLTGASVVAVMRRTTAHPSPGPDFRLAIGDTLVVVGTREGVDALAAIVAGQ
- a CDS encoding ClpX C4-type zinc finger protein — translated: MPPSGIQDEFTRCSFCGKPDREVEKLVAGAGVQICNECVALSASIIDGSLGTPPGPPLPLWASLTDAEMLGHIPRVAAHIDQAEADLRSWVQELRRRGVTWTRIGEALGITRQSAWERFSGEE